The Lysobacter sp. genome includes a window with the following:
- a CDS encoding prolyl oligopeptidase family serine peptidase: MTSRRSAFRPLVLPALLALALTAPVGFAQQPAAPQARSATGYREPVAELKAIVDAARPPQLSLSPHRDLVALQQVPPLPSIALVAQPELKLAGLRLNPRSYAPSRFSFVNDLWLMDVATGKETRIDGLPQPLSLAAVSWSPDQKYLALNQQDPNTGSNALWLVDVGTHKARRLLDQPLNTVRGGMTWMPDSKRLLVHLRVGQGGAPAAEIVPAGPNTQETRGTGSVRQLRTYQDMLRNESDARTLEHYLRVQPALVGVDGKVANIGKPDLYVGLSPSPDGEHLLSQRIERPFSYQVPVNFFPRRIEVLDPAGKPLHSVAQLPLFEGLPSGNDATTTGVRNIEWRSDAPATLVWAEAQDGGDPSKAVDIRDHVLMQAAPFDKAPTVLAKLAARYVGTQWGRGDVALVGEYWWKTRRIRSWKIAPDAPATAPELMFDGSSEDRYNDPGNAVTVRDANGFQRLMFSPDGKSVYLIGDGASAEGDRPFLDRWNLDEKSKQRLFRSEAPHYSAVAAVLDDSASKILITRESPTEPANYHRIDLATKIAPVALTHFPHPTPQLKDVKKEQIRYKRKDGVELTGTLYLPPGFEPGRDKPLPLLMWAYPAEFKSAEAASQVTDSPYRFNAISYWGPHPFLARGYAVLDDPSMPIVGEGDKEPNDTYLPQLIASAEAAIDEVVRRGVADRNRVAIGGHSYGAFMTGNLLAHTRLFKAGIARSGAYNRTLTPFGFQAEERNYWDARDTYQTMSPFNYANGIKDALLMIHGEEDNNSGTFPIQSERMYAAVKGLGGTARLVMLPKESHGYRARESILHMLAETDAWLDQYVKNAKPADAAAPAK, translated from the coding sequence ATGACTTCACGCCGTTCCGCATTCCGTCCGCTCGTCCTGCCGGCGCTGCTCGCCCTCGCGCTGACCGCGCCGGTCGGTTTCGCCCAGCAGCCCGCCGCGCCGCAGGCCCGGTCCGCCACCGGCTATCGCGAACCCGTCGCCGAACTCAAGGCCATCGTCGACGCCGCGCGTCCGCCGCAGCTGTCGCTCAGCCCGCACCGCGACCTGGTCGCGCTGCAGCAGGTTCCGCCGCTGCCGTCGATCGCGCTGGTCGCGCAGCCGGAGCTGAAGCTCGCAGGCCTGCGCCTGAATCCGCGCAGTTATGCGCCCAGCCGCTTCTCGTTCGTCAACGATCTGTGGCTGATGGACGTGGCCACCGGCAAGGAAACCCGCATCGACGGCCTGCCGCAGCCGCTGTCGCTGGCGGCGGTGTCGTGGTCGCCGGACCAGAAATACCTCGCCTTGAACCAGCAGGACCCGAACACCGGCAGCAACGCGCTGTGGCTGGTCGACGTGGGCACGCACAAGGCGCGCCGTTTGCTGGATCAACCGCTGAACACGGTTCGCGGCGGGATGACCTGGATGCCCGACAGCAAACGCCTGCTGGTGCACCTGCGCGTGGGGCAGGGCGGGGCGCCTGCGGCCGAGATCGTGCCCGCCGGCCCCAACACCCAGGAAACCCGCGGTACCGGCAGCGTGCGCCAACTGCGCACCTACCAGGACATGCTGCGCAACGAAAGCGACGCGCGCACGCTGGAGCACTACCTGCGCGTGCAGCCGGCGCTGGTGGGCGTGGACGGCAAGGTCGCGAACATCGGCAAACCCGATCTCTACGTCGGCCTGTCGCCGTCGCCCGACGGCGAACACCTGCTGTCGCAGCGCATCGAACGGCCGTTCTCGTATCAGGTGCCGGTGAACTTCTTTCCGCGCCGCATCGAAGTGCTGGATCCCGCCGGCAAGCCGCTGCACAGCGTCGCGCAGCTGCCGCTGTTCGAAGGCCTGCCCAGCGGCAACGACGCCACCACCACCGGCGTGCGAAACATCGAATGGCGCAGCGACGCGCCGGCCACGCTGGTCTGGGCCGAAGCACAGGATGGCGGCGATCCTTCGAAAGCCGTCGACATCCGCGACCACGTGCTGATGCAGGCCGCGCCGTTCGACAAGGCGCCCACGGTGCTGGCGAAACTCGCCGCGCGTTACGTCGGCACCCAATGGGGGCGCGGCGATGTCGCGCTGGTCGGCGAATACTGGTGGAAGACGCGCAGGATCCGCTCGTGGAAAATCGCCCCCGATGCGCCCGCCACCGCGCCGGAGCTCATGTTCGATGGCTCCAGCGAAGACCGCTACAACGATCCCGGCAACGCGGTCACCGTGCGCGACGCCAACGGCTTCCAGCGCCTGATGTTCAGCCCCGATGGCAAGAGCGTTTATCTGATCGGCGATGGCGCTTCCGCCGAGGGCGACCGCCCGTTCCTCGATCGCTGGAATCTGGACGAAAAAAGCAAACAGCGCCTGTTCCGCTCCGAAGCGCCGCATTATTCGGCGGTCGCTGCAGTGCTCGACGACAGTGCGAGCAAGATATTGATCACCCGCGAATCGCCGACCGAGCCTGCGAATTACCATCGCATCGATCTCGCCACCAAGATCGCACCGGTCGCGTTGACTCACTTCCCGCATCCCACGCCGCAGCTCAAGGACGTGAAGAAAGAGCAGATCCGTTACAAGCGCAAGGACGGCGTCGAACTCACCGGCACGCTGTACCTGCCGCCGGGCTTCGAGCCGGGTCGGGACAAACCGCTGCCGCTGCTGATGTGGGCCTATCCGGCGGAGTTCAAATCCGCCGAGGCCGCATCGCAGGTCACCGATTCGCCGTACCGCTTCAACGCGATCAGCTACTGGGGCCCGCATCCGTTCCTCGCGCGCGGCTATGCGGTGCTCGACGATCCGTCGATGCCGATCGTCGGCGAAGGCGACAAGGAACCCAACGACACCTATCTGCCGCAGCTCATCGCCAGCGCCGAAGCCGCCATCGATGAAGTGGTGCGTCGCGGCGTGGCCGACCGCAACCGCGTCGCCATCGGCGGCCATTCCTACGGCGCGTTCATGACCGGCAACCTGCTTGCGCACACGCGCCTGTTCAAGGCCGGCATCGCCCGCAGCGGCGCGTACAACCGCACGCTCACCCCGTTCGGTTTCCAGGCCGAAGAGCGCAATTACTGGGATGCCCGCGACACCTACCAGACCATGTCGCCGTTCAACTACGCCAACGGCATCAAGGACGCGCTGTTGATGATCCACGGCGAAGAGGACAACAACTCCGGCACCTTCCCGATCCAGAGCGAACGCATGTACGCCGCCGTCAAAGGCCTCGGCGGCACCGCGCGCCTGGTGATGCTGCCGAAGGAAAGCCACGGCTACCGCGCCCGCGAATCGATCCTGCACATGCTGGCGGAAACCGACGCATGGCTGGATCAATATGTGAAGAACGCGAAGCCTGCCGATGCTGCAGCGCCCGCGAAATGA